The Microbulbifer sp. YPW1 genome contains the following window.
ACATTGCCGCGTATCTCGAAAAGCACGGCTATCTTATGGATTTTGCCTATGACGGTATCAGCGCTATGCACCTGGCTTTGACGAATCCGTTCGACGTGATTGTCCTGGACCTGATGCTTCCGAGGATGGATGGCCTGAATTTCTGCCAAAAGCTGCGAATTGATGCCCAAGTAGAAACGCCCGTACTTATGCTCACCGCGAGAGACACGCTCGACGATAAGCTCAAGGGGTTCGAGGCGGGCGCCGATGACTATTTGGTTAAGCCATTCGCATTACAAGAGCTCCACGCGCGACTGCAGGCGCTGTACAAACGAAGCCGGGGAAAAGCCACCAACCTGTTGACGGTCGGCGATCTGACGATGAACAGGTCCACGCTGGAAGTGCATCGCGCAGGGCAGCGGATTGATCTTGCTCCCGCCGGGATGAGACTGCTGCAGCGATTGATGGAGGCGGCTCCGTCCGTCGTGGCTCGCGATGATCTCGAAACCTTATTGTGGGCCGACGAGCGTCCCGATGGTGACGCGCTTCGCTCACACATGTACAAACTGCGGCAGGCCGTCGATCGGCCGTTTGATAGCGCGCTCATTCACACGGTGCA
Protein-coding sequences here:
- a CDS encoding response regulator transcription factor: MRVLVVEDNRDICENIAAYLEKHGYLMDFAYDGISAMHLALTNPFDVIVLDLMLPRMDGLNFCQKLRIDAQVETPVLMLTARDTLDDKLKGFEAGADDYLVKPFALQELHARLQALYKRSRGKATNLLTVGDLTMNRSTLEVHRAGQRIDLAPAGMRLLQRLMEAAPSVVARDDLETLLWADERPDGDALRSHMYKLRQAVDRPFDSALIHTVHRIGYRIAEEAE